A single genomic interval of Oncorhynchus nerka isolate Pitt River unplaced genomic scaffold, Oner_Uvic_2.0 unplaced_scaffold_5092, whole genome shotgun sequence harbors:
- the LOC135566410 gene encoding uncharacterized protein LOC135566410, producing MGVDWSLREGYAWAEDKEHCEEYGRMLQADPNKVSSKAKKRGLPQLGTLGAGNHYAEIQVVDEIYNDLSLFQLGTLGAGNHYAEIYNDLSLFQLGTLGAGNHYAEIQVVDELYNDLSLFQLGTLGAGNHYAEIQVVDEIYNDLSLFQLGTLGAGNHYAEIQVVDEIYNDLSLFQLGTLGAGNHYAEIQVVDEIYNDYAAKKMGIDHKGQVCVMIHSGSRGLGHQVATGRTALSTHVGNVHFCFVFKELSVTWSPVCTVYCL from the exons ATGGGAGTGGACTGGTCCCTCAGAGAAGGCTATGCCTGGGCAGAGGATAAGGAGCACTGTGAGGAGTATGGCAGGATGCTGCAGGCCGACCCCAACAAGGTCTCCTCCAAGGCCAAGAAGAGAGGCCTGCCTCAG CTGGGTACTCTGGGGGCAGGGAACCACTACGCTGAGATCCAGGTGGTGGATGAGATCTATAATGACCTGTCCTTATTCCAGCTGGGTACTCTGGGGGCAGGGAACCACTACGCTGAGATCTATAATGACCTGTCCTTATTCCAGCTGGGTACTCTGGGGGCAGGGAACCACTACGCTGAGATCCAGGTGGTGGATGAGCTCTATAATGACCTGTCCTTATTCCAGCTGGGTACTCTGGGGGCAGGGAACCACTACGCTGAGATCCAGGTGGTGGATGAGATCTATAATGACCTGTCCTTATTCCAGCTGGGTACTCTGGGGGCAGGGAACCACTACGCTGAGATCCAGGTGGTGGATGAGATCTATAATGACCTGTCCTTATTCCAGCTGGGTACTCTGGGGGCAGGGAACCACTACGCTGAGATCCAGGTGGTGGATGAGATCTATAATGACTATGCTGCTAAGAAGATGGGCATCGACCACAAGGGCCAGGTGTGTGTGATGATCCACAGTGGCAGCAGGGGGCTGGGCCACCAGGTGGCGACAGGTAGGACTGCTCTCTCTACCCATGTTGGAAATGTGCATTTTTGTTTCGTTTTTAAAGAATTGTCTGTCACGTGGTCTCCTGTCTGCACGGTGTATTGTCTGTAA